One Campylobacter lari DNA segment encodes these proteins:
- a CDS encoding uroporphyrinogen-III synthase — protein MMIYFIGDKEFDGVKTIKLNEIKFLDFEVNLKEFDCLIISSKNALKALMSSKNKINFDIKLYAVGQKSADFAKELGFKNVKYPSKAYGKNLASEFLSEFKNKKCLYLRAKKISSGLDEVLLNENISLKQLIVYENVAIEPKKDELKIQHPSVFIFSAPSGIEQFLKFFTLEKEDKVVVIGQSTALKLHNFKNLHICKEQDLNSCLKLAKSLDL, from the coding sequence ATAATGATTTATTTTATAGGGGATAAAGAATTTGATGGCGTTAAGACTATAAAATTAAATGAAATTAAATTTCTTGATTTTGAAGTTAATTTAAAGGAATTTGATTGTTTAATCATTAGCTCCAAGAATGCATTAAAAGCATTAATGTCAAGTAAAAACAAAATTAATTTTGATATTAAACTTTATGCTGTGGGGCAAAAAAGTGCTGATTTTGCAAAAGAACTTGGTTTTAAAAATGTCAAATATCCCAGTAAAGCTTATGGTAAAAATTTAGCTAGCGAGTTTTTATCTGAGTTTAAAAATAAAAAATGTCTTTATTTAAGAGCTAAGAAAATTAGCTCAGGCCTTGATGAGGTTTTATTAAATGAAAATATCTCTTTAAAACAATTAATTGTTTATGAAAATGTAGCCATAGAGCCCAAAAAAGATGAGTTAAAAATACAACATCCTAGTGTTTTTATCTTTAGTGCTCCTTCAGGCATAGAACAATTTTTGAAATTTTTTACATTAGAAAAAGAAGATAAAGTTGTAGTTATAGGTCAAAGTACAGCTTTAAAACTTCATAATTTTAAAAATTTGCATATATGCAAAGAGCAAGATCTAAACTCTTGTTTGAAATTAGCTAAGAGTTTAGATCTTTAA
- the thiE gene encoding thiamine phosphate synthase, protein MKSFKIYLVASKGEKSESEFLNILEASLKAKIDILQLREKNLSTLEFYNLALKVKALCEKYNTPFVINDRIDIAMAVNANGVHIGQKDMPLKKARELLGEDKIIGLTINHKSELANIQSATYLGVGAVFATPSKQDCIVLGIDGLKEITSLSSLPIVAIGGIDEANLNLLKDCNIQGVAVVRAIMQANDPYMATLNLRSNFDKTFIGK, encoded by the coding sequence ATGAAATCATTTAAAATTTATCTTGTTGCAAGCAAGGGTGAGAAAAGTGAAAGTGAGTTTTTAAATATTTTAGAAGCTTCTTTGAAAGCTAAGATTGATATTTTGCAACTTAGGGAAAAAAATCTTAGCACTTTAGAATTTTATAATCTTGCTTTAAAAGTTAAAGCTTTGTGTGAAAAATATAATACGCCTTTTGTGATAAATGATAGAATCGATATAGCCATGGCTGTGAATGCAAATGGAGTGCATATAGGACAAAAGGATATGCCTTTAAAAAAAGCAAGAGAACTTTTAGGCGAAGATAAAATCATAGGACTTACGATCAATCATAAAAGCGAGCTTGCTAATATTCAAAGCGCTACTTATCTTGGAGTAGGGGCTGTTTTTGCTACGCCTAGTAAGCAAGATTGTATTGTGCTTGGTATAGATGGATTAAAAGAAATTACTAGTTTAAGTTCTTTACCTATTGTAGCTATAGGTGGGATAGATGAGGCTAATTTAAATTTGCTTAAAGATTGTAATATACAAGGTGTAGCTGTTGTTAGAGCGATAATGCAAGCAAATGATCCTTATATGGCAACTTTAAATTTAAGATCAAATTTTGATAAAACTTTTATAGGAAAATAA
- the thiM gene encoding hydroxyethylthiazole kinase — MIIKAVREKNPLIHHITNYVTANDCANVTIAVGASAAMADFYEEQTDFAKISSALVLNTGTINQLVANSMLKATKEYALLNKPIVFDPVALGVSKARDGINFELLNLKGISIVKANASEMASVIGLDGKARGVDSTFVINDEFLEKAREYSYKTKRVLAITGKIDYIINQERIAKVYNGSIMATKITGAGCMCASLCGVFAGALEDKFQASLYALLSFGIASEIAQDLSSGSGSFRVNLIDALSNLDDEEIKKRAKYEII, encoded by the coding sequence ATGATTATCAAAGCAGTAAGAGAAAAAAATCCTTTGATCCATCATATTACTAATTATGTTACAGCCAATGATTGCGCGAATGTAACTATAGCAGTGGGAGCAAGTGCTGCTATGGCTGATTTTTATGAAGAACAAACTGATTTTGCCAAAATAAGCTCAGCCTTAGTATTAAATACAGGTACAATTAATCAGCTTGTAGCAAATTCTATGTTAAAAGCAACCAAAGAATATGCTTTATTAAATAAACCTATAGTTTTTGATCCTGTTGCTTTGGGTGTGAGTAAGGCAAGAGATGGGATTAATTTTGAATTGCTTAATCTAAAAGGCATTAGTATTGTTAAAGCAAATGCGTCTGAAATGGCTAGTGTTATAGGTTTAGATGGTAAAGCAAGAGGGGTTGATAGTACTTTTGTGATTAATGATGAGTTTTTAGAAAAAGCTAGAGAATACTCATATAAAACTAAGCGTGTTTTGGCTATAACTGGAAAAATTGATTATATTATAAATCAAGAGCGCATTGCAAAAGTTTATAATGGCTCTATTATGGCTACTAAAATAACTGGAGCAGGTTGTATGTGTGCTTCTTTGTGTGGAGTTTTTGCAGGAGCATTAGAAGATAAATTTCAAGCTAGTTTATATGCTTTGCTTAGTTTTGGTATAGCTAGTGAAATCGCTCAAGATCTTTCTAGTGGAAGTGGTAGTTTTAGAGTGAATTTAATCGATGCTTTAAGTAATTTAGATGATGAAGAAATTAAAAAAAGAGCTAAATATGAAATCATTTAA
- the thiD gene encoding bifunctional hydroxymethylpyrimidine kinase/phosphomethylpyrimidine kinase, whose amino-acid sequence MIQAKTKTKIPILTIAGSDCSGGAGIQADLKTFSAHNLFGMSVVLSVVAENTARVISCFDIPTKIIDEQILAVYEDIEPMAVKIGMLGSKEIITCVKENLLRFKAKNVVIDPVMFAKNGYALMPLENCQFFKDEILSLADVLTPNIPEAEFLCDFKILNEEDMKKAAIKLHKEGAKSVLIKGGHSKDNTNDVFYDGKEFSIFKAEKIDTKNTHGTGCTLSSAIASNLALGKEKHEAIKLAKDYVYGAIFNSLALGKGCGPTNHFFQFDKE is encoded by the coding sequence ATGATACAAGCAAAAACAAAAACTAAAATTCCTATCTTAACTATAGCAGGAAGTGATTGTAGTGGTGGGGCTGGCATACAAGCTGATTTAAAAACCTTTAGTGCACATAATTTATTTGGTATGAGTGTAGTTTTAAGTGTTGTGGCTGAAAATACTGCAAGGGTAATTTCTTGTTTTGATATACCTACTAAGATAATAGATGAGCAGATATTGGCAGTTTATGAAGACATAGAACCAATGGCTGTGAAAATTGGAATGCTAGGTTCAAAAGAAATTATAACTTGTGTAAAAGAAAATTTATTACGCTTTAAAGCTAAAAATGTAGTGATAGATCCTGTGATGTTTGCAAAAAATGGCTATGCTTTAATGCCTTTGGAAAATTGTCAGTTTTTTAAAGATGAAATTTTATCTTTAGCTGATGTACTTACTCCAAATATACCTGAAGCTGAGTTTTTGTGTGATTTTAAAATACTTAATGAAGAGGATATGAAAAAAGCCGCTATAAAGCTTCACAAAGAAGGTGCAAAAAGTGTTTTGATTAAAGGTGGGCATAGTAAAGATAATACTAATGATGTTTTTTATGATGGAAAGGAATTTAGTATTTTTAAAGCAGAAAAAATTGATACAAAAAACACACATGGCACAGGTTGTACATTAAGTTCAGCTATAGCTAGTAATCTTGCCTTAGGTAAAGAAAAACATGAAGCTATAAAGCTTGCTAAAGATTATGTATATGGGGCTATATTTAATTCCTTAGCACTTGGAAAAGGTTGTGGTCCAACTAATCACTTTTTCCAATTTGATAAGGAGTAA
- a CDS encoding low molecular weight protein-tyrosine-phosphatase has protein sequence MTKIIFVCLGNICRSPMAEFIMKDLLIKVNLNDKFIVSSAGTSGYHDGEDMHFKTKAMLNSKNINSKPFCSQKLSLKMCEENDLIIVMDNSNYNDVVKNFPNFKHKIHKITSYALELGYDEVPDPWYSGDFDETYTILSKACSNLLNTLYKNLSFK, from the coding sequence ATGACTAAGATTATTTTTGTTTGCTTAGGGAATATCTGTCGTTCCCCTATGGCTGAATTTATTATGAAAGATCTTTTAATAAAAGTAAATTTAAACGATAAATTTATTGTTTCTAGTGCAGGCACTTCAGGTTATCATGATGGAGAGGATATGCACTTTAAAACCAAAGCCATGTTAAATAGTAAAAATATCAATTCTAAGCCATTTTGCAGTCAAAAGTTGAGCTTAAAAATGTGTGAAGAAAATGATCTTATCATTGTTATGGATAATTCTAATTATAATGATGTAGTTAAAAATTTTCCAAATTTTAAACACAAAATTCACAAAATCACCTCTTATGCTTTAGAATTAGGATATGATGAAGTTCCTGATCCTTGGTATAGTGGAGATTTTGATGAAACTTATACTATACTTTCAAAAGCATGCTCTAATCTTTTAAATACGCTTTATAAAAATTTATCATTTAAATAA
- a CDS encoding methyl-accepting chemotaxis protein, with product MQNVSHKTSEVIAQSEEIKNVTSIIGDIADQINLLALNAAIEAARAGEHGRGFAVVADEVRNLAERTQKSLGEIEANTNILVQSINEMGESIKEQTTGITQINDAVAQIDHVTQENLKIAKDSAAISDNVNKIANDILEDARKKKF from the coding sequence ATGCAAAATGTATCGCATAAAACTAGTGAAGTTATTGCTCAAAGTGAAGAGATTAAAAATGTTACTTCTATAATAGGTGATATTGCAGATCAAATTAACTTGCTTGCATTAAATGCTGCTATTGAAGCAGCTCGTGCAGGAGAACACGGTCGTGGCTTTGCTGTTGTTGCAGATGAAGTTAGAAACCTAGCTGAAAGAACTCAAAAGTCTTTAGGTGAGATTGAAGCTAATACTAATATCTTAGTTCAATCTATTAATGAAATGGGTGAGAGTATTAAAGAACAAACTACAGGTATTACTCAAATAAATGATGCTGTAGCACAAATTGATCATGTAACCCAAGAGAACTTAAAGATAGCAAAAGATAGTGCAGCTATATCTGATAATGTAAATAAAATAGCTAATGATATCTTAGAGGATGCTAGGAAGAAGAAGTTTTAA
- the rsmG gene encoding 16S rRNA (guanine(527)-N(7))-methyltransferase RsmG, with protein MKKYEEQLNFLQNFNKDDFFKKITLYKELLEKFNAVHNLTHLENIDDNVIDSIKILDYCDLTDKKKIVDVGSGAGFPAIFLACILQESEFFLFEPSAKKASFLRVVKTELNLKNINIIKEKIQNYQSFKADLITSRALMDIKPLVEISNGFYDENTLFLFYKGSEVYDELQGMKDYKIFNRGFRNYCLLKIKEKIC; from the coding sequence TTGAAAAAATACGAAGAACAATTAAATTTTTTGCAAAATTTCAATAAAGATGATTTTTTCAAAAAAATCACGCTCTATAAAGAGTTATTAGAAAAATTTAATGCTGTGCATAATCTAACTCATCTTGAAAACATAGATGATAATGTTATCGATAGTATAAAAATTTTAGACTATTGTGATTTGACTGATAAAAAAAAGATTGTTGATGTTGGAAGTGGGGCTGGTTTTCCTGCGATATTTTTAGCCTGTATTTTACAAGAAAGTGAATTTTTTCTTTTTGAGCCTAGTGCTAAAAAAGCTTCTTTTCTAAGGGTAGTTAAAACTGAACTTAATTTAAAAAATATAAACATTATAAAAGAAAAAATACAAAATTACCAGTCCTTTAAAGCAGATTTAATCACTTCAAGAGCTTTAATGGATATAAAACCTTTAGTAGAAATTTCAAATGGTTTTTATGATGAAAATACTTTGTTTTTGTTTTATAAAGGTAGTGAGGTTTATGATGAACTACAAGGAATGAAAGATTATAAAATTTTCAACCGTGGTTTTAGAAATTATTGTCTTTTAAAGATAAAGGAAAAAATATGTTAA